GACGGACCCCTTCTTCCAGCTGAATCTCGCTGATATACGAATAACTCAGCCTGATCCACGAGTCCATCTGATCCAGCGGGTCGCAGATACGCCCCGGCACAAACGCTACCGATTCCGCCAGGCATTGCTGCAGCAACGCATCCACGTTGACGTTTTCCGGCAGCTGTATCCACAAATTCAAACCGCCGCCGGGGCTGTTCCATCGCCATTCTGTAGGCTCAAGCAGCTTCTCCATCCTCTCTTTACGAAGCTCCAGCGCAATCCGCAGCTTGGCCACATGCTCCTGAAGTCTGCTCGAGAAGAAATAGTGCTGGAAAATCTTTTGCGTCAGCAGCGGCGTCCCGTTGTCCGACAACGCCTTGATCGGAAGGATGACATTCATCAGTTCCGGACGGGCAGCCAGCACCGATATCCGCAAGCCGGGGGCCACATATTTGCTGAAGCTTCGAATGTGAATGACATAACCTTCGGTGTCGTAGTAAAAAAAAGGCAGCGGCGGCGGATCTCCAAAATAAATGTCGTGATACACCTCATCCTCCACCAGAATGCACTGATATCGCTCCGCCAGTTCCACCAGCGCCTTGCGCTGTGTGATCGGCACCGTATATCCCGTCGGATTCTGAAACGTTGGGTTCATATAGAACAGCTTCGGTTTCTCCGCTCGCATAAGACCTTCAATTCGTTCAAGGTCGTACCCTTCCGGTGTAATCTCAATTGGAAGCAGTTTGACATTTTGCTGCACAAAAACATCGATCGCCGGACTATACGTCGGCCGTTCGATCAATACACAGTCTCCGCTTTTGACGAGCGAACGCGAGATCAGGTCGATCGCTTGCTGGGATCCCGTTGTAATGAGCAGCTCTTCCGGATGGACCGTTATGCCTTGTTTGTCCATAAAATAGCGAGCCATCTCCTCGCGCAGCTCCAAATCTCCGGATACGGAAGAATACGTGCTTAATACTTTCGGATACATGTCAAACACTTGTTTCACGTGATTGGACAAGAATGCATTTGGCAGCAGCCCAGGATCAATCAGCGCTTCCGACATCTGGTATTCGACCTGATGCCTGTGAATGTCGGACAAGCGGCTGCGATTGACATACACCGATTTGGCCTGATATGCCCATCGCGGGCTGGTTGTAAGGGATTCCGGTAATGTGTCTTCCGTCTTACCCGCTACGAAGTACCCTGATTTATATTTTACTTCCACGATCCCTTCCTCAAGCAGCAGCTGATAAGCCTTCAGCACCGTTAATCGGTGAACGTTCAAACGCTCCGCCATCGCCCTCACGGATGGGATTTTGTCAGTCTCCTTCCACTCTCCCCGAGCTATTCCTTCCAGTATCGTGTCATAGACCGACTGCTGTAATGTTCGCTTACCATGATTCTTGTCGTCCAGCGTTGATAATTCCATCTGCTCCTCCCCAATCCACATAAATCATATCTGTTCTACCTATCGCCAATCTGTTCTATTAACTACCTATTATAGTATAGAAAAAGGAGGATGCTACATGATTATTTTTAACTACTTGCTTATGTGCGCCATTTTCAGTACGACGTTTCTCGCCATCAAGATTGGCGTTGAAGCAGGACTGCCGCCGTTTCTCTCAGCAGGGCTTCGATTTCTTCTGGCGGGCGCCTTCATCTTCCTATGGATGATATGGCAGCGGAAGGCAAAACCGAGCCTTCTCCTGCGAAAGGAATTCCTTCTAATCGGGATGACCAGCACATTCTTGACGTTTGCAACGCTGTATTGGGCCGAGCAGTACGTGTCCTCAGGGATCGCCGCCATCCTATCGGCAACAGGCCCCATGATGATTCTGATGATTCAATCGGTTGTGATGCGGAAAAATGCCCGGCGTAGTGATTATTGGGGATGCGCGGTCGGTTTTGCGGGGGTATGTTTGCTCATTATGCCCGAGCTAGCGATGGGGAGCGATCTCATCTGGATTCTGAGCTGTATCGCAATTCTTATAGGCGAAATCGGTTATAGTGTGGGCTCCCTGGCTACCCGGAAATTGTCCTTTGACATGCCGAATGTCTCACCGATTACGATCAATGCGGTGCAGATGATGTATGGCGGCGCAGCCCTATTGCTGTTATCCCTGTTCAGTGAACAGGTACAATGGAATGGTATTCTAACGTTGCCAGCCATCGGATCTGTCTTGTATTTGACGATGGTTGGCTCGATGCTGGGCCATAGTCTATATGCCTGGCTGCTAAAAGCAACGAATGCCTTTTTCCCGTCCACCTGGCTCTTTGTTTCTCCAATCATCGCGTTGGGGCTGGGCGCATTTCTGTACGACGAAGCAATTTCTTCCTATTCCATCATTGGCAGCATGCTCATCATCGGCGGGATTCTGATCGTGAATCTCCCTGAGCTTCGAGCACGCCGGACCGCGCGCCGTGTGGCTTCAAGCACTTGATATCGAACCTGCAAGGCTCCAAGGATTAACGCAAAAATTAAAACGGCTGCAACTCGTAAACCTCATCACGAGTAGCAGCCGTTATGTTTCATTATTTAAGGTTATGATTCAATACTTAATCCACTTTGGCACGATATGCCTCTGCGGTGAGCAGCTTTCCGAGTGCCTCCTCCAGGTCACCTTCCACCTCAACCTCAATGATCCATCCGCCTTCGTACGGCTCTCCGTTCACAAGCTCCGGCTGATCTTCCAGGGAAGTATTCACTTTCGTGATGGTACCGGATACAGGGGAATACAGTTCCGATACGGTTTTGACCGACTCAATGGTACCGATGCTGTCACCTGCAGCAACGACAGCGCCCGCCTCGGGGAGTTCTACGAATACGATATCGCCCAGCTGGCATTGCGCATGATCAGAAATACCGACGCGCACCACATTTCCATCTACCTTCAACGCCCATTCATGATCGTCGCTGTACACCAAATTCTCTCTGATTTCACTCATTACGGATACTCCTCTTTTCTTAAAGAAATGAAATTAAGGTGAATAAATGAAAAAAAGGACGCGAAAAAAGGCATTCGCCTTCTCTCTGTCCTCGGTACCTGAGAGTTTATGATCGACCGCTTCTTGTTTTCGGTTCGACCTTTCCCCTTGGGTGGCTTGCGCACTCTCCAGAGCTGCGTCAGATGGCGGTTCGTTTACCTGAGAGATTACTCGTCAGCCTGGCAGGCGTAACGGTTTGCTCCTTCGGTGCCGCCAAGGTTTGAACCTTCTCGTGGCGGTCTCTCCCATCCATCATCATCCGCATATTCGGTTGGCTTATTCTCCCACAGAATAAAACAGGGATGCAGTGATGTCAAGATATCTGACAAAAATTTTAAGAATGAAAATATTTTGGTGAAATAAAGGTTGACACTTTATGGAGAGGCACGTTTATAATAATCACAAGAACGTAGAATGATCTGACAACTCAATAATTTTCACGCGGATGATGGTAGCGGGAGAGATTACCGACAAGATTGACAGGTAGCGCCGAAGGAGTAAGCCGTAACACGGTGAATCTCTCAGGCAAAAGGACCTTTACCGGACGCACCTCTGGAGAGAATTCTGAATGTAGAATCACCCACGGGGAAACTCACACACGCTTGACATTATACTTACATGACATGTGGGGTAACTCTCAGGTACAAAGGACAGAGCAGAAGGATTACGCAACGAGCGGGCTTTTTTTAGCACGGCTTGTTATCCTTCTGTCTGTCCTTTTTTGGTGTTTCCCCCAATTGATCATGCCAATTAGAAGAGGTGAAGAGATGAGTTCATTACAACGTACACCGCTTTACCCGCTTTATTCCGATTTTCCTTCTGCCCGCTGCATCGACTTCGGCGGCTGGGAACTGCCCGTGCAATTTTCTGGCATTGTTCAAGAGCATGAAGCCGTACGCAAGCACGCCGGCCTGTTCGACGTCTCCCATATGGGTGAATTTATCGTCACCGGACAAGACGCTGAAGCTTTTATCCAGAAGATGACCACAAATGATGTAACCCGCATATCAATTGGCCAGGCCCAATACACGTTAATGTGTTACGACAACGGCGGTACGGTAGATGACCTGCTTGTGTATAAACTGTCGGCAGATCGATTCATGCTGGTTGTAAACGCATCCAACATCGACAAAGACCTCCAGTGGCTTCAAGATCATCTTGCAGGTGATGTCACCATCCGTAATGTGTCCGCTGAGACGGCTCTCATTGCGCTTCAGGGACCTGCCGCCGTGAACATCATGTCACAGGTAACCAATGAGGCGCCAAGCGAACTCCCTTCCTTCCATTTTATTCAGAACGCACAGGTATGCGGCTGCACCGCCCTGCTCTCCCGCACCGGTTATACCGGAGAAGACGGCTTTGAAATCTATTGCTCCGCTGGGGATGCTCCCACAATTTGGAGAGAACTATTAGCTGCCGGAGAACCACATGGTCTTGTTCCAACCGGACTCGGCGCCCGCGATACACTCCGTTTCGAGGCGAAATTACCCTTGTACGGCCAAGAGCTCTCAAACACGATCTCTCCGCTTGAAGCCAGTCTCGGTTTCTTCGTGAAGCTGGACAGCGGCGATTTCATCGGTCGGGAAGCGCTTCAACAGCAGAAGCAAGACGGTGTACCGCGTAAGCTGGTCGGCATTGAACTCATCGATCGCGGAATTCCGCGATCCCACTATCCTGTATACAACAATGAAGGAGAACCCATCGGTGAAGTGACCAGCGGTACCCAATCCCCTTCACTCAAGCGAAATCTCGGATTAGCCCTGATCGAAACCTCATATACG
Above is a window of Paenibacillus sp. FSL K6-1330 DNA encoding:
- a CDS encoding PLP-dependent aminotransferase family protein, which encodes MELSTLDDKNHGKRTLQQSVYDTILEGIARGEWKETDKIPSVRAMAERLNVHRLTVLKAYQLLLEEGIVEVKYKSGYFVAGKTEDTLPESLTTSPRWAYQAKSVYVNRSRLSDIHRHQVEYQMSEALIDPGLLPNAFLSNHVKQVFDMYPKVLSTYSSVSGDLELREEMARYFMDKQGITVHPEELLITTGSQQAIDLISRSLVKSGDCVLIERPTYSPAIDVFVQQNVKLLPIEITPEGYDLERIEGLMRAEKPKLFYMNPTFQNPTGYTVPITQRKALVELAERYQCILVEDEVYHDIYFGDPPPLPFFYYDTEGYVIHIRSFSKYVAPGLRISVLAARPELMNVILPIKALSDNGTPLLTQKIFQHYFFSSRLQEHVAKLRIALELRKERMEKLLEPTEWRWNSPGGGLNLWIQLPENVNVDALLQQCLAESVAFVPGRICDPLDQMDSWIRLSYSYISEIQLEEGVRRLIEISERVCYVQNRSICLDNH
- a CDS encoding EamA family transporter, whose amino-acid sequence is MIIFNYLLMCAIFSTTFLAIKIGVEAGLPPFLSAGLRFLLAGAFIFLWMIWQRKAKPSLLLRKEFLLIGMTSTFLTFATLYWAEQYVSSGIAAILSATGPMMILMIQSVVMRKNARRSDYWGCAVGFAGVCLLIMPELAMGSDLIWILSCIAILIGEIGYSVGSLATRKLSFDMPNVSPITINAVQMMYGGAALLLLSLFSEQVQWNGILTLPAIGSVLYLTMVGSMLGHSLYAWLLKATNAFFPSTWLFVSPIIALGLGAFLYDEAISSYSIIGSMLIIGGILIVNLPELRARRTARRVASST
- the gcvH gene encoding glycine cleavage system protein GcvH, which produces MSEIRENLVYSDDHEWALKVDGNVVRVGISDHAQCQLGDIVFVELPEAGAVVAAGDSIGTIESVKTVSELYSPVSGTITKVNTSLEDQPELVNGEPYEGGWIIEVEVEGDLEEALGKLLTAEAYRAKVD
- the gcvT gene encoding glycine cleavage system aminomethyltransferase GcvT, which codes for MSSLQRTPLYPLYSDFPSARCIDFGGWELPVQFSGIVQEHEAVRKHAGLFDVSHMGEFIVTGQDAEAFIQKMTTNDVTRISIGQAQYTLMCYDNGGTVDDLLVYKLSADRFMLVVNASNIDKDLQWLQDHLAGDVTIRNVSAETALIALQGPAAVNIMSQVTNEAPSELPSFHFIQNAQVCGCTALLSRTGYTGEDGFEIYCSAGDAPTIWRELLAAGEPHGLVPTGLGARDTLRFEAKLPLYGQELSNTISPLEASLGFFVKLDSGDFIGREALQQQKQDGVPRKLVGIELIDRGIPRSHYPVYNNEGEPIGEVTSGTQSPSLKRNLGLALIETSYTGLDTEVWVEIRGKKLKAKVVKTPFYKRGATLT